The proteins below are encoded in one region of Pomacea canaliculata isolate SZHN2017 linkage group LG7, ASM307304v1, whole genome shotgun sequence:
- the LOC112569151 gene encoding uncharacterized protein LOC112569151 has protein sequence MLCFAWPLLVIVIMTLMSAATMQLTSDNNCTQLEFLNVKDDIIHTTVGRDINIAFSLRFENCSTTDRLVVTISKKSKSSPLPTVECKIIYNQSTCTVSKSSPACNCKSATAPATFTTKANGTGNLTYVWTLRHNTSEDNERTVTVVVSGDDSMKFSFNMIILGSIVGSLAVITVASVLCVVFYKKRDKKTFELLPRAPRGSGVARNPSGQGQAILSKRQHSMGQYEEVHDSLFHQRSEDNVYYSRSRPRRDTSRHNMSQDRADLLQQSSGSIYGQVYDDLMLRTFTGDTPISLGPQTRVDITPLEALSA, from the exons ATGCTGTGCTTCGCTTGGCCTCTCCTTGTAATCGTCATCATGACACTGATGTCAGCGGCGACGATGCAATTGACATCAGATAACAACT GCACACAGCTGGAGTTTCTCAATGTGAAGGACGACATTATTCACACGACAGTCGGCCGAGACATCAACATCGCGTTTTCACTACGTTTCGAGAACTGTTCAACTACTGACAGACTTGTAGTTACGATATcgaagaaaagtaaaagtagcCCTTTACCGACAGTCGAATGTAAAATTATCTACAACCAAAGTACGTGTACAGTGAGCAAGTCATCACCTGCTTGTAACTGTAAGTCAGCGACTGCTCCAGCAACCTTCACCACCAAAGCTAACGGGACCGGCAACCTGACATACGTGTGGACTTTGCGGCACAATACATCGGAAGATAATGAAAGAACCGTCACTGTTGTAGTTTCAG gAGATGATTCcatgaagttttctttcaatATGATAATACTTGGCAGTATTGTAGGGAGTTTAGCAGTCATCACTGTGGccagtgttttgtgtgttgtcttCTACAAAAAGCGCG acaagaaaacttTTGAACTTTTACCTCGAGCACCCAGAGGGTCAGGTGTAGCCAGGAATCCTTCCGGCCAGGGTCAAGCCATTCTTTCTAAAAGACAACACTCGATGGGACAGTACGAAGAAGTCCATGACTCTCTTTTCCACCAAAGGTCTGAAG aCAACGTGTACTACAGCCGTTCACGCCCACGTCGGGACACATCGAGACACAACATGTCACAAGACAGAGCTGACCTCCTACAACAGTCTTCGGGGTCAATCTATGGACAGGTGTATGACGATTTGATGCTGCGAACTTTTACAG GTGATACTCCCATCAGTCTCGGCCCGCAAACAAGAGTTGACATCACACCGCTAGAGGCGCTGTCAGCTTAG
- the LOC112568233 gene encoding uncharacterized protein LOC112568233 produces the protein MSWWQAEAVNSCADLEFVNQRSDTIHATVNRSINVTFKVVWKNCLSVAGNILIKISTNCDAYPTEECKLTLNVNHCNVSTSSYACYCVTSAGPVIFSKTFTHVTNVTYTWSLESGVKDRSIVFIVTNYSNYDTSEDGAVNTTHHQGHQTALIGGVVAGSAIFVFGGIIAGIIACCRQTMKSQTARPSKQTERRPQGYESSSQKRLDSLGPQSEVYEELFELPE, from the exons ATGTCGTGGTGGCAGGCTGAAGCAGTTAATAGTT GTGCCGATCTGGAGTTTGTGAACCAAAGGAGTGACACCATTCATGCGACTGTCAATCGTTCGATCAACGTGACGTTTAAAGTTGTTTGGAAAAACTGTTTATCAGTTGCCGGTAATATTCTGATCAAAATATCGACGAATTGTGATGCCTACCCTACCGAGGAGTGCAAGCTGACTCTCAATGTAAATCATTGTAATGTTTCCACCTCGTCATATGCGTGCTACTGTGTGACCTCTGCTGGTCCAGTGATCTTCAGCAAGACCTTCACCCACGTCACCAACGTGACGTACACGTGGAGCTTGGAGTCTGGTGTCAAGGACAGATCAATAGTTTTCATCGTCACCAATTATAGTAATTATG ACACCTCAGAGGACGGTGCAGTGAACACTACACACCACCAGGGCCATCAAACAGCTTTAATCGGCGGAGTTGTCGCTGGTTCTGCAATTTTTGTCTTTGGTGGCATCATCGCCGGCATTATCGCCTGCTGCCGACAAA CCATGAAAAGTCAGACAGCTCGGCCTTCCAAACAAACAGAGAGGAGACCACAGGGCTATGAGTCGTCCTCACAGAAACGCTTAGATTCGCTGGGGCCTCAGTCAGAGGTCTATGAAGAATTATTTGAACTACCAGAATAA